In bacterium, one DNA window encodes the following:
- a CDS encoding restriction endonuclease subunit S yields MIEFPPQWQTTTIRESFSIKQGKALSRRKQRGNIRRPFLRTANVLWGRLNLDDLDEMDFSAEEVAALALETEDLLVCEGGDIGRTAIWRGERNDCLYQNHLHRLRRIRDDVHPLFVMYWLWAGMTQLNVYEGAGNKTTIPNLSRSRLGEFEIPLPPLVEQKKIAAVLLKLQRAIELQDKIIQALRDLKKSTMQHVFTHGLRGEKTKMTEIGEIPESWNVVLFAQILEGSLYGLSVRGQKKGTYPILRMNCQVDGRVELTNLQYVDLNAATFSKYRLEDGDLLFNRTNSHDLVGRTAIFHVDRKVVFASYLIRLRLDTAVVSPDFINYYLNMSKVQNRVRALASKGVSQSNISASKLNNFKVLLPDRIGEQEDVVGALASLDRRLQANEYKKSNLQSLFKTLLNKLMIGNIRVGDLDIDVKDVGIQ; encoded by the coding sequence GTGATCGAATTCCCTCCACAATGGCAAACAACTACGATCAGGGAGTCTTTCAGCATCAAGCAGGGCAAAGCCCTGTCGCGACGAAAACAGAGGGGGAATATACGCCGTCCTTTTCTCCGAACGGCGAACGTTCTTTGGGGTAGATTGAATCTTGATGATTTAGACGAGATGGATTTTAGCGCTGAAGAAGTTGCCGCGTTGGCTCTGGAAACAGAGGATCTTCTTGTTTGCGAGGGCGGTGACATTGGTCGCACCGCGATATGGCGAGGCGAAAGGAACGATTGTCTTTATCAGAACCATCTCCACCGCCTGCGTCGGATAAGAGACGATGTTCACCCGCTGTTCGTTATGTATTGGCTATGGGCCGGGATGACCCAGCTTAATGTGTATGAAGGGGCCGGTAATAAAACGACCATTCCCAATCTATCGCGGTCGCGCTTGGGCGAATTCGAAATTCCTCTTCCCCCCCTTGTCGAACAAAAAAAAATCGCGGCAGTGTTGCTGAAGCTCCAACGGGCGATCGAATTGCAGGACAAAATCATCCAGGCGCTTCGCGATCTCAAGAAGTCCACCATGCAACACGTATTTACGCATGGTTTGCGCGGCGAAAAGACCAAGATGACCGAAATCGGCGAGATCCCCGAGAGTTGGAATGTGGTGTTGTTTGCGCAAATTTTAGAGGGCTCTCTTTATGGCTTGTCCGTTCGTGGACAGAAAAAAGGGACATATCCCATCCTAAGAATGAATTGCCAAGTCGATGGGAGAGTAGAACTTACTAATTTACAATATGTAGATCTAAACGCGGCCACTTTTAGCAAATATCGTCTTGAGGACGGAGATTTATTATTCAATCGAACAAATAGCCACGATCTAGTTGGCCGGACAGCTATTTTTCACGTTGATCGAAAAGTGGTATTTGCATCTTATCTGATTCGCCTTCGTCTGGATACTGCTGTCGTATCTCCTGATTTCATAAACTACTACCTAAATATGAGTAAGGTTCAGAATCGAGTTCGGGCCCTGGCATCGAAAGGGGTGAGCCAATCGAATATTAGTGCCAGTAAGCTTAACAACTTCAAGGTGCTGCTCCCAGACAGGATAGGAGAGCAGGAAGATGTAGTTGGGGCTCTAGCATCTCTTGATCGAAGGTTGCAAGCTAACGAGTACAAAAAATCTAACCTTCAGTCTTTATTCAAGACGTTACTCAATAAGCTGATGATTGGGAATATTCGCGTTGGCGATCTGGATATAGATGTGAAAGATGTTGGGATTCAGTAA
- a CDS encoding NYN domain-containing protein: MSFPEPQRAAFFVDGFNLYHSLCSAAEVLGDVSVKWLDLGGLFTDHLDLVGAAARLSVIRYYTAYAEHLGKIAPGKVSRHRAYVRALTALGVKVELSNFKRKDAWDTYSGQQFVTHEEKETDVAIACAVIEGAARNEFDVAVVVSGDTDLRPLVCAFQRLYSGKRLIFAFPFDRKNRELVRIAPGSFTLSAESYARHQLPGRVRLPSGKHVYCPEEWVRETRTT; encoded by the coding sequence ATGAGCTTCCCGGAACCTCAGCGTGCCGCCTTCTTCGTCGACGGCTTCAATCTCTATCATTCGCTTTGTAGCGCGGCGGAAGTGCTCGGCGACGTTTCCGTCAAATGGTTGGATCTGGGCGGTCTCTTCACGGATCACCTCGACCTCGTGGGAGCCGCCGCCCGTTTATCCGTCATCCGTTACTACACGGCGTATGCCGAACATCTCGGAAAGATAGCGCCGGGCAAGGTAAGTCGTCACAGGGCGTATGTGCGCGCCTTGACGGCCTTGGGCGTCAAGGTGGAACTGAGCAACTTTAAACGCAAGGATGCTTGGGATACTTATTCGGGACAACAATTCGTCACTCACGAGGAAAAAGAGACGGATGTTGCCATCGCCTGCGCTGTCATCGAAGGCGCGGCGCGCAATGAGTTCGATGTGGCCGTAGTGGTCAGCGGCGATACCGACCTCCGGCCGCTTGTTTGCGCGTTTCAGCGGCTTTATTCGGGGAAGCGGTTGATCTTTGCGTTTCCGTTCGATCGCAAGAACCGCGAACTCGTTCGCATTGCCCCCGGTTCGTTCACATTGAGCGCCGAATCGTATGCCCGGCATCAACTGCCCGGACGTGTCCGCCTGCCCAGCGGCAAACACGTTTATTGTCCGGAGGAATGGGTGAGGGAAACAAGGACTACATAG
- a CDS encoding N-6 DNA methylase, which yields MDDKEIPEILKQLRSKLDLSQEELAARLGVAFSTLNRWENGRSIPRGQAQKAISDLISEVGFGGESGALNGRKRRRMSKDDVLTTKAMEQMLWTAACSIRGEKDAPKFKDYILPLVFVKRLSDVFEDELDRLAESYGDRETALSIVEADKSLVRFYIPPEARWSVVSGREQFAWSKARKPKSLGEQLTTTMRAIVKANAGDRNKDLGGVIDVVDFNETRNGEREISDTALAGIIEALSDPRYRLGLYDVEPDFLGRCYEYLLRKFAEGQGQSAGEFFTPTEVGWLMAYMLRPAQGEEVYDYACGSAGLLIKCELALMERDLKVGRPLKLYGQELMGASYAIARMNMVIHDMDGEIVRGNSMTNPKFRSGDGRLRTFDIVVSNPMWNQPFDSFTYAKDDFGRFEEHGGITSGKADWAWLQHTLTSLKAAGRAAVVLDTGAVTRGSGSRNEDREKKIRKWFVDHDLIEGVVLLPDNLFYNTSAAGIVVLLNRNKLPQRRGKIVLINAGREFKKGSPKNYIPDESIGKIVQAFIAGRSVERFVEVVTNDQAAENDYNLSPSRYVDTSEREEYRPIPEILEELWGAQGLEEQAKKVDADLKEIFAQMGFDRK from the coding sequence ATGGACGATAAAGAAATACCGGAGATTTTAAAGCAGTTGAGAAGCAAGCTCGATCTGAGCCAGGAAGAACTTGCCGCCCGACTGGGCGTGGCTTTTTCCACCCTGAACCGTTGGGAAAACGGCCGCAGTATTCCTCGCGGCCAGGCCCAAAAAGCGATTTCCGACCTGATATCCGAGGTGGGTTTCGGCGGCGAGTCCGGCGCCCTCAACGGCCGCAAGCGGCGACGGATGTCGAAGGACGACGTTCTCACGACCAAGGCCATGGAACAGATGCTTTGGACGGCTGCCTGTTCGATCAGGGGAGAGAAGGATGCTCCCAAGTTCAAGGATTACATTCTTCCCCTGGTTTTCGTAAAACGTCTTTCCGATGTTTTTGAAGACGAGCTCGATCGCCTCGCCGAATCCTACGGCGATCGGGAGACCGCGCTCTCCATCGTGGAGGCCGATAAAAGCTTGGTTCGTTTTTATATTCCTCCCGAAGCTCGTTGGTCCGTGGTCAGCGGCCGCGAGCAGTTCGCTTGGTCTAAGGCGCGAAAACCGAAATCCCTCGGCGAGCAGCTCACGACCACAATGCGCGCCATTGTCAAAGCCAACGCCGGGGATCGGAACAAGGATCTCGGCGGCGTCATCGACGTGGTCGATTTCAACGAAACCCGAAACGGCGAAAGAGAGATCAGCGATACCGCCTTGGCCGGCATCATCGAGGCGCTCTCCGATCCCCGCTATCGTTTGGGTCTATACGACGTCGAACCGGATTTCCTGGGCAGGTGCTATGAGTACCTTCTCCGAAAATTCGCGGAAGGGCAGGGACAGAGCGCCGGAGAGTTCTTCACGCCCACGGAAGTGGGGTGGCTTATGGCCTATATGCTTCGCCCGGCCCAGGGGGAAGAGGTTTATGACTATGCATGCGGGTCGGCGGGGTTGTTGATCAAGTGCGAGCTGGCCCTCATGGAGCGCGATTTGAAGGTCGGTCGCCCCCTTAAGTTATACGGGCAGGAACTTATGGGGGCGAGCTATGCCATCGCCAGGATGAATATGGTCATTCACGATATGGACGGCGAGATCGTCCGGGGCAACTCCATGACCAACCCCAAATTTCGCTCCGGCGACGGACGGTTGCGGACCTTCGATATCGTGGTCAGCAATCCCATGTGGAACCAGCCGTTCGATTCTTTCACCTATGCAAAGGACGACTTCGGGCGTTTTGAGGAGCATGGCGGGATTACGTCCGGGAAGGCCGACTGGGCTTGGTTGCAGCATACGTTGACGTCCCTCAAGGCCGCCGGCCGGGCGGCCGTGGTCTTGGATACCGGCGCCGTAACCCGGGGCAGCGGGAGCCGCAACGAGGACAGGGAAAAGAAAATTCGAAAATGGTTCGTCGACCATGACCTGATCGAAGGCGTCGTTTTGCTGCCCGACAACCTTTTCTACAACACTTCCGCGGCCGGAATCGTCGTCCTGCTCAACCGCAACAAGTTGCCCCAACGACGGGGCAAAATCGTGCTGATAAACGCCGGACGGGAGTTCAAGAAGGGGAGTCCCAAGAATTACATTCCTGACGAAAGTATCGGGAAGATCGTCCAAGCTTTCATCGCGGGGCGCTCGGTCGAGCGTTTCGTCGAAGTCGTCACCAACGATCAAGCCGCCGAAAACGACTACAACCTTTCTCCTTCCCGCTACGTGGATACGAGCGAACGGGAAGAATACCGGCCGATACCGGAGATCCTGGAAGAACTGTGGGGCGCGCAAGGCTTGGAAGAGCAAGCCAAGAAAGTCGATGCCGACTTGAAGGAGATCTTTGCGCAAATGGGGTTCGATCGAAAATGA
- a CDS encoding thermonuclease family protein yields the protein MKKQKTVTGRATMPRKERVTRVIDGDTFMTAGRKNPVRLANVDTPEKRQPGYQAAKQTLSNLIQGETVTIDTKARDIYGRAVANVKIGNRSVNAAMKKHGK from the coding sequence GTGAAGAAACAGAAAACCGTAACCGGGAGGGCAACCATGCCTCGAAAAGAACGCGTTACCAGGGTGATAGACGGCGATACCTTCATGACGGCCGGCCGTAAGAATCCGGTGCGGCTGGCGAACGTCGATACGCCGGAAAAGCGACAACCGGGATATCAAGCGGCCAAACAAACCCTATCAAACTTGATTCAGGGAGAAACGGTGACCATCGATACCAAGGCCAGGGATATTTATGGAAGGGCCGTGGCCAACGTGAAAATCGGCAATCGATCGGTCAATGCGGCCATGAAAAAGCATGGCAAATAA
- a CDS encoding cyclic nucleotide-binding domain-containing protein — protein sequence MDIAQHPFISRFSPKGRTRLVSEAQVVDLPAGKVLFREEDPADSLCLVLEGTVEIFKTPAPDRVETLSRMGPGEFFGEMGVLDEAPRSAGARAAEDSVIALVPAKVFQYVLREEPSAVALEVVGRMSQRLREANIRLMKKIT from the coding sequence ATGGACATTGCTCAACATCCCTTCATCTCCCGGTTCAGTCCCAAGGGCCGGACGCGCCTGGTCTCGGAAGCCCAGGTCGTCGACCTCCCCGCCGGGAAAGTTCTCTTCCGGGAGGAAGACCCCGCCGATTCCCTCTGCCTGGTTCTGGAGGGGACCGTGGAGATATTCAAGACGCCGGCGCCGGACCGGGTGGAGACCCTCTCCCGGATGGGGCCGGGGGAATTCTTCGGAGAAATGGGGGTCCTGGACGAGGCGCCCCGCAGCGCCGGGGCCAGGGCGGCGGAGGATTCGGTTATCGCCCTGGTTCCCGCCAAGGTTTTCCAGTACGTTCTGCGCGAAGAACCCAGCGCCGTCGCCCTGGAAGTAGTGGGAAGGATGTCGCAGCGCCTGCGCGAGGCCAACATCCGCCTGATGAAGAAAATCACCTAA
- a CDS encoding DUF1566 domain-containing protein, whose protein sequence is MRCVIAAAAVMAAAGGTAAAADFDGDGTEDVAVFRESSGMWGIRGVTRVFFGNSDDRPVPGDYDGSGTDRTAIFRSSSGLWAARGLTRLYFGTGDDARPGDYNGDGTDEPGIFRGSSGLWAARGVTRLYFGKTGDTPVSPGTAGTSGGEETLLWTGQTESFRTGDDGYYRKGARFSYQTLDPAGNGEIVTVDLVTGLMWAADGYGKGCGYGNETPWNSAIDWAQDLTFAGYSDWRLPNRRELESLIDIGRYSPAIDPVFFPHTRTDGYWTGSTPQIYTYNAWGVVFHGGYLLQHDKTENGYVRAVRGGR, encoded by the coding sequence ATGAGATGTGTCATAGCGGCGGCCGCGGTTATGGCGGCGGCGGGAGGCACGGCGGCGGCGGCAGATTTCGACGGAGACGGGACCGAGGACGTCGCCGTTTTCCGGGAGAGTTCGGGGATGTGGGGAATCAGGGGCGTGACCCGGGTTTTCTTCGGGAACTCCGACGACCGGCCCGTGCCCGGCGACTATGACGGTAGCGGAACCGACCGGACGGCGATCTTCCGAAGTTCCAGCGGGCTGTGGGCGGCGCGGGGGCTGACCCGGCTCTACTTCGGAACCGGCGACGACGCCCGCCCGGGGGACTACAACGGCGACGGGACCGACGAACCCGGAATCTTCCGGGGAAGCTCCGGCCTCTGGGCGGCTCGGGGCGTCACCCGTCTCTACTTCGGGAAGACCGGCGACACTCCGGTTTCGCCCGGAACCGCCGGAACCTCCGGGGGAGAAGAAACCCTGCTATGGACCGGCCAGACGGAGAGCTTCCGGACCGGAGACGACGGTTACTACCGGAAAGGGGCGCGCTTCAGTTACCAGACCCTGGACCCGGCCGGCAACGGCGAAATCGTCACCGTCGACCTGGTCACCGGCCTGATGTGGGCCGCGGACGGATACGGGAAAGGCTGCGGATACGGCAACGAAACTCCCTGGAACTCGGCGATCGACTGGGCGCAAGATTTGACCTTCGCCGGATATTCCGACTGGCGCCTGCCCAACCGGAGGGAACTGGAGTCGCTGATCGACATCGGGCGCTACAGCCCCGCCATCGACCCCGTTTTTTTCCCCCACACCAGGACGGACGGCTACTGGACGGGGAGCACTCCTCAAATTTACACGTACAATGCCTGGGGGGTGGTCTTCCACGGCGGCTACCTGCTCCAGCACGACAAGACCGAGAACGGATACGTCCGCGCCGTCCGCGGCGGCAGGTAG
- a CDS encoding C25 family cysteine peptidase: MNATRFGFGVGVVLLLAAPLGGWDQQLPGRGNAPGAGREGSLVVTLKAGEFEFDQNPDGTRTVRMRGFRLRGDPGEPLLPFRIYSLLLPPEASPDGLRAEVVSSRTRSLPGPYRLALAPPIVPMGRHDPAQPGEGRAATGRPGAEPAAPLFPPEPVRLLPAMRMRKWLGTRFLFTPLRYRRADRSLVLTEEIQVRIVYRRRPLGPDSRLLQDSVLDDIAPEIFDNFSPARAFYGRPVTGKATAGTYDYVIITSNAVRNGSAKLASFAAHKRRRGHRVLVITEDQWGTKVGQAPNHNPEKIRKWLQDNYLGLGINYVLLVGDPYPDWNESVQGEVAMKLCWPWVRNPEYGWDAAPTDYYYADLTGNWDLNGNGYFGEYYDDTQTGGVDIVPEVLVGRIPVYNGSYADLDAVLEKLIEYESESDIAWRRKALLPMSFLSAGYDQAALGEQMRDFYLAPAAFTSFRMYQQGSGPCGADSAYASEAELRGGTGVRDRWAADPPGIVCWAGHGSSDTAMVGYDACWDGVLFDSASCPALYNRRGAFTFQDSCETGYPESAGNLQYALLRRGAAAAVGATRSSWGDSYRDSYGNFDGSPTASGIGYEYLRRVVAGETAGEALYFAKQALSEALLNYQWLMNLYDFNLLGDPALDLYATGPSAATASGDYDGDGRADIAVFRPTTGLWAVRGVTNLYFGGPLDSPVSGDYDGDGTAEVAVYRGTTGLWAARGITRFYFGTSSDLPVPGDYSGDSTSTAALFSPSRGRWLLKNLSRIYFGSDFDLAVPGDYDGDGTTEPAVFRPPRGLWAVRGSTRFFFGNSDDVPLPGNYGGDGTSKAAIFRPRSAYWGVRGVTRVYFGASSDRPVPADFDGDGADDIGIFRDNSGLWAARSLTRAYFGAPGDVPATR, from the coding sequence GTGAACGCAACCCGGTTCGGTTTCGGGGTCGGCGTGGTGCTTCTGCTGGCCGCCCCGCTCGGAGGCTGGGACCAGCAACTCCCGGGGCGGGGCAACGCCCCGGGCGCCGGGAGGGAGGGAAGCCTCGTCGTCACCCTGAAAGCCGGCGAGTTCGAGTTCGACCAGAACCCGGACGGCACCCGGACCGTGAGGATGCGGGGGTTCCGCCTCCGGGGAGACCCGGGCGAACCGCTTTTGCCGTTTAGGATATATTCCCTCCTCCTGCCCCCGGAGGCATCCCCGGACGGGCTCCGGGCGGAAGTCGTCTCCTCCCGAACCCGATCCCTGCCCGGGCCCTACCGTCTCGCGCTCGCCCCCCCCATCGTACCCATGGGCCGCCACGATCCGGCGCAGCCCGGGGAGGGGCGCGCCGCCACGGGCCGGCCTGGAGCGGAACCGGCGGCGCCCCTCTTTCCCCCGGAACCGGTCCGGCTGCTGCCGGCGATGCGGATGCGGAAATGGCTGGGAACACGGTTTCTGTTTACTCCCCTGCGCTATCGCCGCGCCGACCGATCTCTCGTGCTCACCGAAGAAATCCAGGTCCGGATCGTCTACCGCCGCCGCCCCCTCGGCCCGGACTCCCGGCTCCTCCAAGACTCGGTCCTGGACGACATCGCCCCGGAGATTTTCGATAACTTCTCCCCGGCCCGGGCCTTCTATGGGCGCCCCGTCACGGGAAAGGCGACGGCGGGCACCTACGACTACGTCATCATCACCAGCAACGCGGTCCGCAACGGAAGCGCCAAGCTGGCATCATTCGCGGCCCACAAGCGCCGGCGCGGGCATCGGGTGCTGGTAATCACGGAGGATCAGTGGGGAACGAAAGTCGGCCAGGCGCCTAACCACAACCCGGAGAAGATCAGGAAGTGGCTCCAGGACAATTACCTCGGCCTCGGCATCAACTACGTTCTCCTGGTTGGGGACCCCTACCCCGACTGGAACGAGAGCGTTCAGGGAGAGGTGGCCATGAAACTGTGCTGGCCCTGGGTGAGAAACCCCGAATACGGCTGGGACGCGGCCCCGACCGACTATTATTACGCCGACCTGACCGGGAATTGGGATCTGAACGGCAACGGTTACTTCGGGGAATATTACGACGACACCCAAACCGGGGGGGTGGACATAGTCCCCGAGGTCCTGGTGGGGAGGATCCCCGTATACAACGGCTCCTATGCCGATCTGGACGCGGTCCTGGAAAAGCTGATCGAGTACGAAAGCGAATCCGACATAGCCTGGCGCCGAAAGGCGCTTCTGCCCATGAGCTTTCTCAGCGCCGGATACGATCAGGCGGCGCTGGGCGAACAGATGCGGGATTTCTACCTGGCTCCGGCGGCCTTCACCTCGTTCCGGATGTACCAGCAGGGGTCCGGGCCCTGCGGGGCGGACTCGGCGTACGCCAGCGAAGCGGAACTGAGGGGAGGGACGGGAGTCCGCGACCGCTGGGCGGCCGATCCACCAGGGATCGTCTGCTGGGCCGGCCACGGCAGCAGCGACACGGCCATGGTCGGCTACGACGCCTGCTGGGACGGAGTCCTTTTCGACAGCGCCTCCTGCCCCGCTCTCTACAACCGGCGGGGAGCGTTCACTTTTCAGGATTCCTGCGAGACCGGATACCCGGAGTCCGCCGGTAACCTCCAGTACGCGCTGCTGCGGCGAGGAGCCGCGGCCGCGGTGGGAGCGACCCGATCGTCCTGGGGCGACAGTTACCGGGATTCCTACGGCAACTTCGACGGGAGCCCCACCGCATCGGGGATCGGGTACGAGTACCTGCGCCGAGTCGTCGCGGGGGAAACGGCGGGGGAAGCGCTCTACTTCGCCAAGCAGGCTCTCTCCGAAGCCCTGCTCAACTATCAATGGCTGATGAACCTCTACGATTTCAACCTGCTGGGGGACCCGGCTCTGGACCTTTACGCCACCGGGCCTTCGGCCGCGACGGCGAGCGGAGATTACGACGGCGACGGTCGAGCCGATATCGCCGTCTTCCGGCCGACCACCGGACTCTGGGCGGTGCGCGGAGTCACCAACCTGTATTTCGGGGGCCCCCTGGACTCCCCCGTCTCCGGCGACTACGACGGGGACGGAACAGCGGAGGTCGCCGTCTACCGAGGAACGACCGGCCTGTGGGCGGCACGGGGCATCACCCGGTTTTACTTCGGGACCTCCAGCGACCTGCCCGTGCCCGGAGATTACAGCGGCGACTCGACCTCCACGGCCGCCCTCTTCAGCCCGTCCCGAGGCCGCTGGTTGTTGAAAAACCTCAGCCGGATTTACTTCGGCTCCGACTTCGACCTTGCCGTCCCCGGAGACTACGACGGAGACGGAACCACGGAACCCGCCGTTTTCCGGCCTCCCCGCGGACTCTGGGCGGTCCGGGGCTCGACCCGTTTCTTCTTCGGGAACTCCGACGATGTGCCGCTCCCGGGAAACTACGGCGGCGACGGGACTTCAAAAGCCGCCATCTTCCGCCCCCGCTCCGCGTACTGGGGGGTGCGAGGGGTTACCCGGGTCTACTTCGGGGCCTCCTCGGACCGGCCGGTTCCCGCCGATTTCGACGGCGACGGCGCCGACGACATCGGAATTTTTCGCGACAACTCCGGCCTCTGGGCGGCTCGATCCCTGACCCGGGCCTATTTCGGGGCCCCGGGCGACGTCCCCGCCACCCGCTGA